The Oryctolagus cuniculus chromosome 5, mOryCun1.1, whole genome shotgun sequence genome includes a region encoding these proteins:
- the TCF21 gene encoding transcription factor 21, which yields MSTGSLSDVEDLQEVEMLECDGLKMDSNKEFATSNESTEESSNCENGSPQKGRGGLGKRRKAPTKKSPLSGVSQEGKQVQRNAANARERARMRVLSKAFSRLKTTLPWVPPDTKLSKLDTLRLASSYIAHLRQILANDKYENGYIHPVNLTWPFMVAGKPESDLKEVVTASRLCGTTAS from the exons atGTCCACTGGCTCCCTCAGCGATGTGGAGGACCTTCAAGAGGTGGAGATGCTGGAATGCGACGGGCTGAAAATGGACTCGAACAAGGAGTTTGCGACTTCCAACGAGAGCACAGAGGAGAGCTCCAACTGCGAGAACGGGTCTCCCCAGAAGGGCCGCGGCGGCCTGGGCAAGAGGAGGAAGGCGCCCACTAAGAAGAGCCCCTTGAGCGGAGTCAGCCAGGAGGGAAAGCAGGTCCAGCGCAACGCGGCCAACGCGCGCGAGAGGGCCCGCATGCGGGTGCTCAGCAAGGCCTTCTCCAGGCTCAAGACCACCCTGCCCTGGGTTCCTCCGGACACCAAGCTCTCCAAGCTGGACACGCTCAGGCTGGCGTCCAGCTACATCGCCCACTTGAGGCAGATCCTGGCTAACGACAAGTATGAGAACGGTTACATTCACCCGGTGAACCTG ACGTGGCCCTTTATGGTGGCCGGGAAACCCGAGAGTGACCTCAAAGAAGTGGTGACCGCGAGCCGCTTATGTGGAACCACAGCGTCCTGA